A window of Streptomyces sp. NBC_01224 genomic DNA:
CAGCCCCTTCGGTTCGTACGAGATACGTCGCCGCGACGACGGAGAGGTGATCGGCGGGCTGGGATTCCATGGCGCTCCGGACGAGAACGGACACGTCACGATCGGCTACGGCCTCGTCCCCTCGGCTCAAGGCACGGGTTACGCCTCCGAGGCGCTGCGCGCACTGCTCCTGTTCGCCCGCGACCAGGGTGTGAGCTGCGTGCACGGCGACACCGATCTGGACAACCTCGCGTCGCAGCACGTCATGACAGCCGTCGGTATGCGCCTGGTGAAGGAGGACGCGCAGCTGAAGCACTACCGGATCGACTGGGATCAGCGGGCGTAGGAGTGAGTCCCCGGTCGCCCGGCCCCTTGCGGGTACGTAGGCACCGGCTCGGCCGCGCATTACGGGACGACGGAACCCGCCGGGAAACTCCCGGCGGGTTCCGATGTCTTCCGGTTGTCAGTGGTGCGTCGGTCAGCCGGCCGCGGTGGCAGCCCGGTTCGCCGCACCGTTCCCGGTCCTGACGGAGTCGGTACTCGGCACGAGAAGCCGTTCCGTCAGCCAGCCGAAGACGAGGCCGAAGGTGATCCAGAGAGTGGCCTGCACGGCGAGCGTGGCCAGGCGGAACTCCCACAGCAGGCCGGCCGGGAAGTCCTTTCCGACCTCGTTGAACGAGGGCAGGAACGCGTAGGCGACCCCGATCACGACGACGTAGGCGGCGGATGCGGTGATCGTCGCGTTCCAGTTGCCCAGGCGTGGAGCCAGCCGCTTGCCGCAGATGACGGCAGCGACGGCCAGCAGCACACTGAGGGCGACCATCAGGAAGAACAGGGCGGTGCGTCGGCCGATCGTGTCGGGGTTGCCGACGGCCGGCGGGTTGGCCGGGTACTTCAGGAACGGCACGATGTACACCGTCAGCAGTGCCGTACCCGCGATCAGGGCGGCCGTGGCCCGCGGGCCGAATCTGCCGATCCGGCCGAGTGCGTAACAGAAGACGAGGGCGGCGATGCCGCCGATCGCCACACCGAAGACGAGCACACCGGTGGCAAGGCCGGCGGTGGACTGCATGGTGCGGCTGACGAGTTCCCCGCCGCCGCCGTGGTCATGGCTGTGCGCCTCTTCGAGGGCGATGGCCGCGTCCACCCGGGACTCGCCGAGGAAGTAGGCGACGACCAGAGCGAGCGCGCCCGCGGCGAGGCCGGCCAGCATGCCGCGGACGAGCAGGGCTCTGACAGATATGGAGTTCATGAGGATTTCCCCTGGATCGGACGGTACGTCAGTGACAGGGGAAACCGAGGAGGTGGCGGCCGTCGTGGACCCACTCGTGGACACCTTCGCCGGAGATGACCGCGGTGGCGCCCTGCTCGGCGCCGACGAAGTACAGCAGTACGAGCATGAGGATGCCGAAGAAGACCGCCCAAGGGGCAATGGCCTTCAGGGAGATGGGGGTGATTGCCGGTACGGCGGTGGCGGGGGCAGCAGTCTGTGCCATGGCAGAACCTCCTGAGGGAACACGCGTCCCGTTCGTGGTGCCTGAGACGAAGGTGCTGGGTCTGACTTCCCGTACGGGTACGGGTTCACAGTGGCGCGACCGTGCCGGATTCTCACCGGACTTCCGTCACACTTCGTCATGCTCATCGGACGATACCGCCTGGGAGCAGGCACGGCCATGGTGCCGTCGGCGGGGCCGGAACGGCCGGATGCCATGGTGGGTGCACTTGAGGGGCCAGACTTCAGGGAGTTGACCCGGTCATGACGATAAAGGTGATGTTGATCTCACCGGCGCTCAACGCCGCGCTGCGCGAGGCCCGCTTCGACGGCGATGCGCCGCTCGACGCGGTCGGGGTCCGGCGGGCCAGGACCGCTGCGGCAGCGGTGCCTGCGGCCGACCGGTATGTCTGCGGGCCGTCCGAACGGTGCACCCGGACCGCCGACGCACTGGGGTTGCACGCCGAGCACGAACTCGCGCTCGGCGGCTGGGACATGGGCCGGTGGAACGGACAGCGGCTGGAGGAGGTGAGCGGGAGCGAGCCGGAGGCGGTGTCGGCCTGGATGACCGATCCTTCGGCGGCTCCGCACGGCGGCGAACCGTTGCTGGAGTTCTGCGCCAGGGTCGGCCGCTGGCTGGATGCCCTCCAGCCCCTGTACGGCGACGAGGGCGGCCGTGTGCTGGGGGTCGTCGAGCCTGCGGTGGTGCGGGCGGTGATCGTAGGGGCGCTCGCTCTCCCGACGGAGGCGTTCTGGCGGCTGGACGTCGCCCCGCTGACGCTGACCGGGCTCAGCGGCCGCTCCGGACGGTGGAACCTGCACTGTGGGCAGCCGCTGTCCCCCGCTCCGGGGGACTGACGCCCTCCCGTGGCCCACGGTATGAACAACTGACGTGCCGCCTGTGGTCCGTTTCACGCGATCTACCGGGGGTCTGGCGGATCAGTGACCGGATACCGGTGATGAAGGACGCTCAGGTGGTGCAGGAGGGGGCGGCCGAGGAGGTGTTCGACGCG
This region includes:
- a CDS encoding GNAT family N-acetyltransferase produces the protein MTDLETPRLFLRLMSASDALQVMAGKPGDGARWAPGYPSPGEMAAAERFLHTCATSGDPSPFGSYEIRRRDDGEVIGGLGFHGAPDENGHVTIGYGLVPSAQGTGYASEALRALLLFARDQGVSCVHGDTDLDNLASQHVMTAVGMRLVKEDAQLKHYRIDWDQRA
- a CDS encoding CbtA family protein; this translates as MNSISVRALLVRGMLAGLAAGALALVVAYFLGESRVDAAIALEEAHSHDHGGGGELVSRTMQSTAGLATGVLVFGVAIGGIAALVFCYALGRIGRFGPRATAALIAGTALLTVYIVPFLKYPANPPAVGNPDTIGRRTALFFLMVALSVLLAVAAVICGKRLAPRLGNWNATITASAAYVVVIGVAYAFLPSFNEVGKDFPAGLLWEFRLATLAVQATLWITFGLVFGWLTERLLVPSTDSVRTGNGAANRAATAAG
- a CDS encoding CbtB domain-containing protein codes for the protein MAQTAAPATAVPAITPISLKAIAPWAVFFGILMLVLLYFVGAEQGATAVISGEGVHEWVHDGRHLLGFPCH
- a CDS encoding histidine phosphatase family protein; its protein translation is MTIKVMLISPALNAALREARFDGDAPLDAVGVRRARTAAAAVPAADRYVCGPSERCTRTADALGLHAEHELALGGWDMGRWNGQRLEEVSGSEPEAVSAWMTDPSAAPHGGEPLLEFCARVGRWLDALQPLYGDEGGRVLGVVEPAVVRAVIVGALALPTEAFWRLDVAPLTLTGLSGRSGRWNLHCGQPLSPAPGD